The following is a genomic window from Burkholderia oklahomensis C6786.
TGCTCGCGACGCTGTTCAGCACCCGCACGCTCGGGCTGACCGGGCAGCTCGCGCCGCGGGCCCAGGGCGACTATTTGTCCGGACTGCTGATCGGTCACGAGCTGAACGCGCTCGATGCGTTGCTGGACGGCCACGGCGCATCGCTTGCGGCGCTGGCGCCGCGCCTCGTCGGGGACGGCGCGTTGTGCGACCGCTACCGGCGCGCGCTCGCCGAATTCGATTGCGACGATGCGCGCATCGTCGAACGCGCGTCCGAGCGCGGCCTGTGGCGCATCGCGACGCAGGCGGGGCTCGTCGGCGCGGCAGGCGGCGCCGTCCTTGCGCCGCAGTAGACGCGCACGCGTCTCGATACGAAGTTGCTGGAGGAGATGATGTCAATGGATGCCGAAGCACGCCGTTTTCCCGCGCCGTACGCGCCGCATCGCGGGCTGATGCGCGCGTTCGACGCGTGTCCGCTGATCGCGATCCTGCGCGGGCTCACGCCCGCCGACGCGGCGGCGCACGGCGCCGCGCTGTACGAAGCGGGCTTTCGCATCGTCGAGGTGCCGCTCAATTCGCCCGACCCGTTCGACAGCATCGCCGCATTGCGCGCCGCGCTGCCCGCCGACGCGATCGTCGGCGCGGGCACGGTGCTGCGCGCCGAATACGTCGACGAAGTCGTGCGCGCGGGCGGCGAGCTGATCGTGATGCCGCATGCGGACGGCGACGTCGTGCGCCGCGCGAAGACGCTCGGCATCGCATGCGCGCCCGGCGTCGCGACGCCGACCGAGGCGTTCGCCGCGCTCGCGAACGGCGCGGACGTGTTGAAGATGTTTCCCGCCGAGCAGCTCGGCCAGTCCGCCGTGAAGGCGTGGCGCGCGGTGATCGACGCGCGGGTGCCGCTCGTGCCGGTCGGCGGGATCACGCCCGAGAACATGGGCCCGTATCTCGCGGCGGGTGCGAACGGCTTCGGCCTCGGCTCGGCGCTGTATGCGCCCGGACAGGCGCCCGCCGTCACCGCTTCGCACGCGCAGGCGTTCGTCAAGGGATGGCGGATTGCGCGCAAGGGAGCGGCGCGGTGAACCGGCTCGCGGGCAAGGTCGCGCTCGTGACGGGCGCGGGACGCGGCATCGGCGCTGCTGTCGCGCGCGCGTTCGTGCGCGAAGGCGCGGCCGTCGCGCTCGCGGAGCTCGATGCGGCGCTCGCCGAAGAGACGGCCGACGCGATCGGGCGCGACGTCGCCGATGCGCGCGTGCTCGCGATACGGACGGACGTCACGCAAGCCGAGTCGATGTCGGCCGCGGTTGCGCAGGCGGCGCGCGCATTCGGCCCGCTCGACGTGCTCGTCAACAACGCCGGCATCAACGTGTTTCGCGATCCGCTCGCGCTCACCGACGACGATTGGCGGCGCTGCTTCGCGGTCGATCTCGACGGCGTCTGGAACGGTTGTCGCGCGGCGTTGCCGGGGATGGTCGAGCGCGGGCGCGGCAGCATCGTGAACATCGCGTCGACGCATGCGTTCAAGATCATTCCCGGCTGCTTTCCGTATCCGGTCGCGAAGCACGGCGTGCTGGGCCTGACGCGCGCGCTCGGCATCGAGTACGCGCCGCGCAATGTGCGCGTAAACGCGATCGCGCCGGGCTACATCGAGACGCGGGCGACGCACGACTGGTGGAACGCGCAGCCCGACCCGCAGGCCGCGCGGCGCGAGACGCTCGCGCTGCAGCCGATGAAGCGGATCGGGCAGCCGGACGAAGTCGCGATGACCGCGGTGTTCCTCGCGTCGGACGAGGCGCCGTTCATCAACGCGAGCTGCATCACGATCGACGGCGGCCGATCGGTGCTGTACCACGACTGATTCATTCGCGCGGTCGTCCCGCCAGGGATGCACGACGTGCGAAGGCGGCGCGCGACGGTCGCACGCGCCGCGTCGAGACGACGAAGCGGCCGACAGATCCGGTGACGGAGACAACAAGGAGACAAGCAACATGAAACGCAGAATGTTCATCACGCTGGCGGCAGCGGCAGCGGCGACGGTCGCGGCGGCGGGACTGTCCGCGCACGCGGCCGAGCCCGTGAAGATCGGCTTCCTCGTCAAGCAGCCGGAGGAGCCGTGGTTCCAGGACGAATGGAAATTCGCCGAAATGGCCGCGAAGGAGAAGGGCTTCACGCTCGTGAAGATCGGCGCGCCGTCCGGCGAGAAGGTGATGAGCGCGATCGACAATCTCGCCGCGCAGAAAGCGCAAGGCTTCATCATCTGCACGCCCGACGTGAAGCTCGGACCGGGCATCGTCGCGAAGGCGAAGTCGCACGGCCTGAAGATGATGACGGTCGACGACCGACTCGTCGACGGCGCGGGCAAGCCGATCGAATCGGTCCCGCACATGGGCATCTCCGCGTACGACATCGGCAAGCAGGTCGGCAGCGGGATCGCGGCCGAGATCAAGAAGCGCGGCTGGAACATGAGCGAAGTCGGCGCGATCGACATCACGTACGAGCAGTTGCCGACCGCGCACGACCGCACGACGGGCGCAACCGACGCGCTCGTCGCCGCGGGCTTTCCGAAGGCGAACGTGATCGCCGCGCCGCAGGCGAAGACCGACACCGAGAACGCGTTCAACGCGGCGAACATCGCGCTCACGAAGAATCCGCAGTTCAAGCACTGGGTCGCGTACGGCCTCAACGACGAAGCGGTGCTCGGCGCGGTGCGCGCGGCGGAAGGGCGCGGCTTCAAGGTGGCCGACATGATCGGCATCGGCATCGGCGGCTCGGACTCGGCGCTCAACGAGTTCAAGAAGCCGCAGCCGACGGGCTTCTTCGGCACCGTGATCATCAGCCCGAAGCGGCACGGCGAAGAGACGTCCGCGCTGATGTACACGTGGATCACGCAAGGCAAGGAGCCGCCGCTTCTCACGCTGACGACGGGCATGCTCGCGACGCGCGAGAACGTCGGCCACGTGCGCGAGACGATGGGGCTCGCGTCGAAGTGAGCGGCGTTCGCCGCGCCCGCGATGCGGGCGTCGCGCGACGCGCGGCGCTCGAGGCGGAGAACGCGGCGATGCGGCGAAATGGCAATACGGATGGCAGGAGACGGAGGCGACGTGGCTGCGGCACTGCGTTTTGACAATATCGGCAAGGTCTTTCCCGGCGTGCGCGCGCTCGACGGCATCTCGTTCGACGTGCGCGCGGGGCAGGTCCACGGCCTGATGGGCGAGAACGGCGCGGGCAAGTCGACGCTGCTCAAGATTCTCGGCGGCGAATATCAGCCCGATTCGGGCCGCGTGCTCGTCGACGGGCAGGCGATGCGGTTTCCGAGCGCCGCCGCGTCGATCGCGGCGGGCATCGCGGTGATCCATCAGGAGCTGCAGTACGTGCCCGATCTGACGGTCGCCGAAAACCTGCTGCTCGGCCGGCTGCCGAGCGCGCTCGGCTGGGTCAGGAAGAGCGAGGCGCAGCGCTTCGTGCGCGAGCGGCTCGCCGCGATGGGCGTCGATCTCGATCCGCAGGCGAAGCTGCGCCGCCTGTCGATCGCGCAGCGCCAGATGGTCGAGATCTGCAAGGCGCTGCTGCGCAACGCGCACGTGATCGCGCTCGACGAGCCGACGAGCTCGCTGTCGCACCGCGAGACCGAGGTGCTTTTCAAGCTCGTCGGCGATCTGCGGCGCGACGGCCGCGCGCTCATCTACATCTCGCACCGGATGGACGAGATCTATCGGCTCTGCGATGCGTGCACGATCTTTCGCGACGGCCGGCAAGTCGCGTCGCACGCGTCGCTCGCGAACGTGCCGCGCGAGACGCTCGTGCGCCAGATGGTCGGCCGCGAGATCAGCGACATCTATCACTATGAGCCGCGCGAGCTCGGCGGCGTGCGTCTGTCGGCGCGCGGGCTCGAAGGCGGCGCGCTGCGGGCGGGCGCGAGCTTCGACGTGCGCGCGGGCGAGATCGTCGGCTTCTTCGGGCTCGTCGGCGCGGGGCGCAGCGAGCTGATGCGCGTGATCTACGGCGCGGACCGCCGCACGGGCGGCGCGCTCACGCTCGACGGCAAGCTGCTCGACATCCGCTCGACGCGCGATGCGATTCGCCACGGGATCGTGCTGTGTCCCGAGGATCGCAAGGAAGAGGGGATCGTCGCGCACGCGTCGGTCGCCGAGAACATCAACATCAGTTGCCGCCGTCATGCGCTGCGCGCGGGCCTCTTCCTCGATCGCAAGCTCGAGGCGCAGACCGCCGAGCGCTTCATCAAGCTGCTGAAGATCAAGACGCCTAACCGTCGGCAGAAGATCCGCTTCCTGTCGGGCGGCAATCAGCAGAAGGCGATTCTCGCGCGCTGGCTCGCCGAGCCGGATCTGAAGGTCGTGATCCTCGACGAGCCGACGCGCGGCATCGACGTCGGCGCGAAGCACGAGATCTACGGCGTGATCTACGAGCTCGCGAAGCGCGGCTGCGCGATCGTGATGGTGTCGTCCGAGCTGCCGGAAGTGCTCGGCGTATCGGACCGCATCGTCGTGATGCGCGAAGGGCGGATCGCGGGCGAGCTCGCGCGCGGCGAAGCGAACGAAGAGGCGGTGCTGAATCTCGCGCTGCCGCAGGGCGCGACCGCGCGCGCCGCGTGACAGGCGGCGCGCGATCGGCGCGCAACGGTTCCGCGCAACGGTTCGCGGCGGGCAGGACGACTGATTCGGAAATCGGAGACGCGGGCGGCGCAGCCGCCCGGCAGAGGAGCACACGACATGCAAGCGAGAGAGAATCTTCCACAAGCCGCGGCGCACGCGGCGGTTGCACCGGCCGAAGACCGGCAGCGCTGGCGGCAGCACGTCGCCGACTACAGCCTCGTTGCGATCTTCGCGGTGATGTTCGCCGCGATGTCGCTGACGGTCGATCATTTCTTCTCGATCGACAACATGCTCGGCCTCGCGCTGTCGATCTCGCAGATCGGGATGGTCGCGTGCACGATGATGTTCTGCCTCGCGTCGCGCGATTTCGACCTGTCGATCGGCTCGACGGTCGCGTTCGCCGGCGTGCTGTGCGCGATGGTGCTCAACGCGACCGACAACACGTTCGTCGCGATCGCCGCCGCGGTCGCGGCGGGCGCGGTCATCGGCTTCGTCAACGGCGCGGTGATCGCATATCTGCGGATCAACGCGCTGATCACGACGCTCGCGACGATGGAGATCGTGCGCGGGCTCGGCTTCATCGTGTCGAAGGGGCAGGCGGTCGGCGTGTCGTCGGAGACGTTCATCGCGCTGGGCGGCCTGTCGTTTCTCGGCGTGTCGCTGCCGATCTGGGTGACGCTCGTGTGCTTCGTCGTGTTCGGCGTGCTGCTCAATCAGACCGTGTATGGCCGCAACACGCTCGCGATCGGCGGCAATCCGGAAGCGTCGCGGCTCGCCGGGATCAACGTTGAGCGCACGCGCGTCTACATCTTTCTGATCCAGGGCGCGGTGACCGCGCTCGCGGGCGTGATCCTCGCGTCGCGGATCACCTCGGGCCAGCCGAACGCCGCGCAAGGCTTCGAGCTGAACGTGATCTCCGCATGCGTGCTGGGCGGCGTGTCGCTCGCGGGCGGACGCGCGTCGATCTCGGGCGTCGTGATCGGCGTGCTGATCATGGGCACCGTCGAGAACGTGATGAACCTGCTCAACATCGATGCGTTCTACCAATATCTCGTGCGCGGCGCGATCCTGCTCGCCGCCGTGCTGCTCGATCAATTGAAGAATCGCGGCGCACGCGATTGATCGCCTCGACCGTTTTTTCGGGAATGGACAGATGAGTGACATTTCTTCGCATCACGAATCGAGCGGCGCGCGCGATGCGCAGGACGGGCAGGACGTGCCGGATGTGCGTTACGCGCGCTATCCGAGCCTCGCCGGCCGCACGGTGCTGATCACGGGCGGCGCGACCGGCATCGGCGCGTCGTTCGTCGAGCACTTCGCGCGGCAGGGTGCGCGCGTCGCGTTCGTCGACCTCGATGCGCGAGCGGGCGAAGCGCTCGCCGCGCGATTGGCCGATGCGGCGCACGCACCCGCGTTCGTCGCGTGCGATCTCACCGACGTCGCAGCGCTGCGCGGCGCGATCGACACGATCCGCGCGCATATCGGTCCGATCGCGGTGCTCGTCAACAACGCGGCGAACGACGCGCGCCACGCGATTCGGGACGTGACGCCCGAATCGTTCGACGCCGGCATCGCCGTGAACCTGCGCCATCAGTTCTTCGCCGCGCAGGCGGTGATCGACGACATGAAACAGCTGGGCGGCGGCGCGATCGTCAATCTCGGCTCGATCAGCTGGATGCTGAAGAACACGGGCTATCCGGTCTACGCGACCGCGAAGGCGGCGGTGCAGGGGCTGACGCGCGCGCTCGCGCGCGAGCTCGGGCCGTTCGGGATTCGCGTGAACTCACTCGTGCCCGGCTGGGTGATGACCGACAAGCAGCGCCGGCTGTGGCTCGACGATGCGGGCCGTGCGGCGATCAAGGCGGGGCAGTGCATCGACGCCGAGCTGCTGCCCGGCGATCTCGCGCGGATGGCGCTCTTTCTCGCCGCGGACGACAGCCGGATGATCACCGCGCAGGACGTCGTCGTCGACGGCGGGTGGGCGTGACATTCGTTCGGATGACGAAGCTCGACGGAAGCAGGAGGACTGAATCATGACGGCGACGCACTCTCGCCCCTTGACCGCCGATACGGTGCAGACCTTGCGGACGCGCACTGCGCGGCGTGCGGCCGCCGCACACCTGGTGAGTCCGGGGCCGCAGACTTCGCAGATCGCGCGCGGCGCGGGCGTGGCCGATGCGCAGATCGCGACGCTCGCGAACGACGTGCTGCGGCTCGACGTCGCGCCACATCTGGGCGGAGGCGTCACGCGCTTCGACTGGCGCGGCGACGGCGTGCTCACGCCGATTTTCCGCCGCTGCGACGCGCCCGGCGCGCGCACCGATCCGAACGAGCTCGCGTGCTATCCGCTGCTGCCGTATTCGAACCGGATCGGCGGCGGGCGCTTCGAGTGCGACGGGCGGCTCGTGCGCGTGCCGCGCAATCGCACGACCGAGCCGCTGCCGATCCACGGCGACGGCTGGCTCGCGCGCTGGCGGCTCGACGATGCGGCCGACACGCAATTGTGCCTGTCGCTCGATCGCAGCGAAGGCGCGCCGTACGCCTATCGGGCGACGCAGGTCTATGCGCTCGACGGCGCGACGCTGACGATCGCGCTCGCGATCGAGAACACGGGCGCGGCGCGCTTGCCGTTCGGGCTCGGCGTGCATCCGTTCATCGTGCGCGACGCGTCGACCGAGCTTGCGGCGGCCGCGAGCGGGCTGTGGCTGTCGACGCCCGATTGGCTGCCGTCGCGCCATGTCGGCGCGCCGGCGGCGTGGCGCTTCGGCATTGCGTATCCGCTGCCGGACACGCTCGTCAATCACGCGTTCACCGGCTGGGGCGGCGGCGCGACGATCGCATGGCCGCGGCGCCGGCTCGCGCTGACGGTCACGTCCGACGCCGACTGTTACGTGCTGTATACGCCGCCCGGCGAGCCGTTCTTCTGCTTCGAGCCTGTCGATCATCCGATCGATGCGGTGAATCTGCCGGGCGGCGGCGCCGCGCACGGGATGACGCTGCTCGCGCCGGGCGAGCGTCTGATGCGGCGTTTCCGTTTCACGGTCGCGCGTACCGATGCGCGCGCGGCGCCTGCGGCGCGTGAGCCGAAGCGGCGGTCGAGCGCGTAGAAAAGGCCGATATCGTCGACGTGCGCGTGCGCGTGCGCGTGTGCGTCGGGCGCGAGACAAGGCGAGATGAGCGCGGCGCGTTCTACGTCGCCGGCGCGATCGGTTCGGACATAACCTGGCTCGACCGGCCGCACTCGCTTGCTCGACCGGCCCGAACCCGATCCGCTTGCGCATTCGGCGTCGATTCGATCGCGAGAATCCGCGTCGCGCCGTCACGCAACGCGCCCGACGGCGACGCCGGCGCGCCCGGCGCCATCCCGCCCGCGCGATTCCCGATCCCGACGCAGGTAAAATACGCGCCTTCCCAACCGCTTAGCCGCGAGTGAGCGCCATGTCTTCCACGCCTACCTTCATCGAATCGCTGCGCGCCGCCTGGCAGCGCACGAATTCGCTGCTGTGCGTCGGTCTCGATCCGGAGCCGACGAAGTTTCCCGCGGGGTTCGAGAACCAGCCCGATGCGATCTTCGATTTCTGCCGCGAGATCGTCGACGCGACCGCGCCGTTCGCGAGCGCGTTCAAGCCGCAGATCGCGTACTTCGCCGCGCATCGCGCCGAAGACCAGCTCGAGCGGCTGATTGCGCACATCCATCTGCAGCATCCCGGCCTGCCCGTGATCCTCGACGCGAAGCGCGGCGACATCGGCAGCACCGCCGAGCAGTATGCGCGCGAGGCGTTCGAGCGCTATCGCGCGGACGCGGTGACGGTCAATCCTTACATGGGCTTCGATTCGATCGAGCCGTATCTCGCCCACGAGGACAAGGGCGTGATCGTGCTGTGCCGCACGTCGAATCCGGGCGGCTCGGACCTGCAGTTTCTCGAGACGGGCGGCCGGCCGCTCTACCAGGTCGTCGCCGATCTCGCGGCGAACAAGTGGAACGCGAAGACGGGCCAGCTCGCGCTCGTCGTCGGCGCGACGTTCCCGAAGGAGATCGAGGCGGTGCGCGGGATCGTCGGCGACATGCCGCTCCTGATCCCCGGCATCGGCGCGCAGGGCGGCGACGTCGCGGCGACGGTCGCCGCGGGCCGCACGGCCGACGGCACCGGGATGATGATCAACTCGTCGCGCGCGATCCTGTACGCGAGCCGCGACGACGACTTCGCCGACGCGGCCGCGCGCGCCGCGCAACAGACCCGCGATACGATCAACGCGCATCGCTGAGCGTCGCTGCCGCGCTTGCCGGCGTCCGGCGCGCAACGCCTGGCGTCGGCGGGGGCGGCGGCGCGTTTTCACGCTGACAGGCATCGCGCGCGGCGCATCCCGCGCGGCCTGCGCCGCGCGCGAATAAGTCGAGTCGCTTCGGCGCACGCCGGGAAATAGCGAATCCGCGAATCCTGCGACAAATTCGTGATCTCGCCATTCCTGATGAATCCGACGACGCGGCACGAAGGCAGGCTCGGCTCGATCGCCCGTGGAAGAAGCCCATGCTCGTCGCGGACGACACGCCAAAGTCCGACGGCTACGCGCTGCGCGACGCGACCGACGTCGAGCACGGCGGCATGCGCGTGACGGGCGACAAGAAGAACGAGCCGATGAAGGAGATCCGCGCGTGGTCGGACGAATCCGCCGCGCGGCAAAAGGCGCTCGGACAGCCCGCGACCGCGAGCCGCAACGGGATCGTCGTCGAGCCGGACGCGATCCGGTGATGGCAACGCCCGCCGCCGCGCGGGCGGCGGCGCTTCAGCGCTCCTGCTCGTCGAGCAGCTTGATGAGGCCGCGCAGCGCGTGCGTGGCCGCCTGCACGCGGATCTGCTCGCGGTCGCCCTTGAACACGAGCGTTTCGACCGACGTGTGCAGCCGGTTGCTCCAGCCGAACGACACGGTGCCGACGGGCTTGTGCTCGGAGCCGCCGCCCGGCCCGGCGATGCCGGTGACGGCGAGCGCGACCTGTGCGCGGCTGTTGCGCAGCGCGCCTTCGACCATCGCGCGCGCGACGGGCTCGCTGACCGCGCCGTGCTTGTCGATCAGATCGGCGGGCACGCCGATCATCTCGGTCTTCGCGAGATTCGAATAGGTGACGAAGCCGCGCTCGAACCAGCCGCTGCTGCCGGAGATGTCGGTGATCGCGGTCGCGATCATGCCGCCCGTGCAGGACTCGGCGGTGGCGAGCGTCAGGTGTTCGTCGCGCAGCTTGTTGCCGACGCGGATCGCGAGCTGATGGACGACGGAATCGGTTGGCATGCGGGAAGATCCGGTGCGAACGGCAGTAAACGAGAGCGGGACGGCGTCACTCGACGAACGAGCGCCACAGCGCGATCACGAAGAGCGTCATCAGCGCGGCGATCAGGTCGTCGAACATGATGCCAAAGCCGCCTTTCAAATTCCGGTCGAAGTAGCGGATGGGCGGCGGCTTCACCATGTCGAAGAAGCGGAACACGACGAACGCCCACAACTGCTCGACGAACGTCGCGGGCGTGACGAGCAGCATCACGAGCCAGATCGCGACGATCTCGTCCCAGACCGCGGGGCCCGGGTCGGCGATGCCCATCTTCTTCGCGGTGAAGCCCGTCATCCAGATGCCGGCGACGAAGCCGACGACGATGAGCGCCCACCATTCGGGCACGGTCAGGTAGCGGTTCAGCGCGACGAACGTGAGCCAGCCGAACAGCGTGCCGAACGTGCCGGGCATGAATGGCGCGAGGCCGCTGCCGAGGCCGAGCGACACGATGTGGACCGGGTGCGAGAACATGAAGCCCACGGTCGCGCGGCGTCGCGCGATCTTCTGCGAATCCTGCGGCGCGGGCGCCGGGCCGGGCTGGCCGGAGGAATCGGCGGGACGGGGCGTCGGGTCAGTTG
Proteins encoded in this region:
- a CDS encoding 2-dehydro-3-deoxy-6-phosphogalactonate aldolase; its protein translation is MSMDAEARRFPAPYAPHRGLMRAFDACPLIAILRGLTPADAAAHGAALYEAGFRIVEVPLNSPDPFDSIAALRAALPADAIVGAGTVLRAEYVDEVVRAGGELIVMPHADGDVVRRAKTLGIACAPGVATPTEAFAALANGADVLKMFPAEQLGQSAVKAWRAVIDARVPLVPVGGITPENMGPYLAAGANGFGLGSALYAPGQAPAVTASHAQAFVKGWRIARKGAAR
- a CDS encoding SDR family oxidoreductase — protein: MNRLAGKVALVTGAGRGIGAAVARAFVREGAAVALAELDAALAEETADAIGRDVADARVLAIRTDVTQAESMSAAVAQAARAFGPLDVLVNNAGINVFRDPLALTDDDWRRCFAVDLDGVWNGCRAALPGMVERGRGSIVNIASTHAFKIIPGCFPYPVAKHGVLGLTRALGIEYAPRNVRVNAIAPGYIETRATHDWWNAQPDPQAARRETLALQPMKRIGQPDEVAMTAVFLASDEAPFINASCITIDGGRSVLYHD
- a CDS encoding arabinose ABC transporter substrate-binding protein; protein product: MKRRMFITLAAAAAATVAAAGLSAHAAEPVKIGFLVKQPEEPWFQDEWKFAEMAAKEKGFTLVKIGAPSGEKVMSAIDNLAAQKAQGFIICTPDVKLGPGIVAKAKSHGLKMMTVDDRLVDGAGKPIESVPHMGISAYDIGKQVGSGIAAEIKKRGWNMSEVGAIDITYEQLPTAHDRTTGATDALVAAGFPKANVIAAPQAKTDTENAFNAANIALTKNPQFKHWVAYGLNDEAVLGAVRAAEGRGFKVADMIGIGIGGSDSALNEFKKPQPTGFFGTVIISPKRHGEETSALMYTWITQGKEPPLLTLTTGMLATRENVGHVRETMGLASK
- the araG gene encoding L-arabinose ABC transporter ATP-binding protein AraG, which produces MAAALRFDNIGKVFPGVRALDGISFDVRAGQVHGLMGENGAGKSTLLKILGGEYQPDSGRVLVDGQAMRFPSAAASIAAGIAVIHQELQYVPDLTVAENLLLGRLPSALGWVRKSEAQRFVRERLAAMGVDLDPQAKLRRLSIAQRQMVEICKALLRNAHVIALDEPTSSLSHRETEVLFKLVGDLRRDGRALIYISHRMDEIYRLCDACTIFRDGRQVASHASLANVPRETLVRQMVGREISDIYHYEPRELGGVRLSARGLEGGALRAGASFDVRAGEIVGFFGLVGAGRSELMRVIYGADRRTGGALTLDGKLLDIRSTRDAIRHGIVLCPEDRKEEGIVAHASVAENINISCRRHALRAGLFLDRKLEAQTAERFIKLLKIKTPNRRQKIRFLSGGNQQKAILARWLAEPDLKVVILDEPTRGIDVGAKHEIYGVIYELAKRGCAIVMVSSELPEVLGVSDRIVVMREGRIAGELARGEANEEAVLNLALPQGATARAA
- the araH gene encoding L-arabinose ABC transporter permease AraH; translation: MQARENLPQAAAHAAVAPAEDRQRWRQHVADYSLVAIFAVMFAAMSLTVDHFFSIDNMLGLALSISQIGMVACTMMFCLASRDFDLSIGSTVAFAGVLCAMVLNATDNTFVAIAAAVAAGAVIGFVNGAVIAYLRINALITTLATMEIVRGLGFIVSKGQAVGVSSETFIALGGLSFLGVSLPIWVTLVCFVVFGVLLNQTVYGRNTLAIGGNPEASRLAGINVERTRVYIFLIQGAVTALAGVILASRITSGQPNAAQGFELNVISACVLGGVSLAGGRASISGVVIGVLIMGTVENVMNLLNIDAFYQYLVRGAILLAAVLLDQLKNRGARD
- a CDS encoding SDR family NAD(P)-dependent oxidoreductase — its product is MSSHHESSGARDAQDGQDVPDVRYARYPSLAGRTVLITGGATGIGASFVEHFARQGARVAFVDLDARAGEALAARLADAAHAPAFVACDLTDVAALRGAIDTIRAHIGPIAVLVNNAANDARHAIRDVTPESFDAGIAVNLRHQFFAAQAVIDDMKQLGGGAIVNLGSISWMLKNTGYPVYATAKAAVQGLTRALARELGPFGIRVNSLVPGWVMTDKQRRLWLDDAGRAAIKAGQCIDAELLPGDLARMALFLAADDSRMITAQDVVVDGGWA
- a CDS encoding aldose 1-epimerase, whose amino-acid sequence is MTATHSRPLTADTVQTLRTRTARRAAAAHLVSPGPQTSQIARGAGVADAQIATLANDVLRLDVAPHLGGGVTRFDWRGDGVLTPIFRRCDAPGARTDPNELACYPLLPYSNRIGGGRFECDGRLVRVPRNRTTEPLPIHGDGWLARWRLDDAADTQLCLSLDRSEGAPYAYRATQVYALDGATLTIALAIENTGAARLPFGLGVHPFIVRDASTELAAAASGLWLSTPDWLPSRHVGAPAAWRFGIAYPLPDTLVNHAFTGWGGGATIAWPRRRLALTVTSDADCYVLYTPPGEPFFCFEPVDHPIDAVNLPGGGAAHGMTLLAPGERLMRRFRFTVARTDARAAPAAREPKRRSSA
- the pyrF gene encoding orotidine-5'-phosphate decarboxylase, with translation MSSTPTFIESLRAAWQRTNSLLCVGLDPEPTKFPAGFENQPDAIFDFCREIVDATAPFASAFKPQIAYFAAHRAEDQLERLIAHIHLQHPGLPVILDAKRGDIGSTAEQYAREAFERYRADAVTVNPYMGFDSIEPYLAHEDKGVIVLCRTSNPGGSDLQFLETGGRPLYQVVADLAANKWNAKTGQLALVVGATFPKEIEAVRGIVGDMPLLIPGIGAQGGDVAATVAAGRTADGTGMMINSSRAILYASRDDDFADAAARAAQQTRDTINAHR
- a CDS encoding CinA family protein, translating into MPTDSVVHQLAIRVGNKLRDEHLTLATAESCTGGMIATAITDISGSSGWFERGFVTYSNLAKTEMIGVPADLIDKHGAVSEPVARAMVEGALRNSRAQVALAVTGIAGPGGGSEHKPVGTVSFGWSNRLHTSVETLVFKGDREQIRVQAATHALRGLIKLLDEQER
- a CDS encoding phosphatidylglycerophosphatase A; this encodes MPTDPTPRPADSSGQPGPAPAPQDSQKIARRRATVGFMFSHPVHIVSLGLGSGLAPFMPGTFGTLFGWLTFVALNRYLTVPEWWALIVVGFVAGIWMTGFTAKKMGIADPGPAVWDEIVAIWLVMLLVTPATFVEQLWAFVVFRFFDMVKPPPIRYFDRNLKGGFGIMFDDLIAALMTLFVIALWRSFVE